The Pseudomonas rhizosphaerae genomic sequence AAACGGCTTCTCGCTTTTGAAGAAGCGTTTCAGCTCATCGAATGCGACTAGCTATTGAATTGCCCGTACTGGCCGATACAGGCAGGTAACAGCGCCGGCAGCATGACAGTCCCGGCCAGGACACGACCTTGCGGAGAAATGAAAGATGAAAGCCTGGGTATCCATAGTGCTGGCGTTGGCCCTGCCAACCGCCGTGATGGCCAATGAAGCGGCCAAAGAAGGTGAAAATGCCGTGCCCAAGGTCGCCTACATCGGCATGACTCCGCCGTTCGTGGGCAACTACGCGCTCGACGGCGGCCCCAAGCTGCGTGTGTACAAGGCAGACATCGCCTTGAAGGTGACCGGGGTGGAAGCCGAGGCCGCAGTCAAACGGCAGGATCCTCTGCTGCGCAACCAACTGGTGGCACTCTTCGCCCAGCAGACCACTGAATCAATGAGCAATATCGAGGGCAAGGAAAAGCTGCGCCAGGAAGCCCTCAAGCAATTGCAGCAGGTGATGAACGACGAAGAGGGCAAGCCCATCGTGGAAGACTTGCTGTTCAACAACCTGATCGTGCAGTAACAGCGCAGACGGTCAGTCGGCACTCGAGCGGCAACAATTTCAGCGTTGGCCACGGCCTATTCGAATGCTCAGCGCAACTGCATCACCACCGCCCACTGCTCAGCCGTCACCGGCATTACCGAAAGACGGCTGCCTTTCTGCACCAGAGGCATGTCGGCCAGACCTGCTTGCTGCTTCAGATAACCAAGCCCAAGGACTTTGCCAAAGGTCTCCACATGCGCCACGTCGACCGAGGTCCAGGGATTCTTCTCAGTGCTGGCCTTGGCGTCGAAGTAGGGGCTGTCCGGGTCCAGAGCGGTGGGGTCTGGGTAGTCGGCGGCCACGATCCTGCCTACGCCGGCGATGCCAGGTTCCGGACAGCTGGAGTGATAGAAAAAGAACTCGTCGCCCACCGCCATGGCGCGCAGGAAATTACGCGCCTGGTAGTTGCGAACGCCGTCCCAGCGGGTTTGGCCAAGCGTGGCCAAACCTTGGATGGACAGTTCATCGGGTTCGGATTTCATCAACCAATAGGCCATGACGGAAGTTCCTCAGTGATACGAAATGGCCAGCTTTCAAGGGATTGAAATGCAGCCGACAATTGGTTGTGCACAAAGTTTGCTTGTCACGGAAGCTTGCCCCAGAATGCGCGCAAATTTAAGCCCGGCGTTGCTGTCCGGCACGCCAGAATACCGTTCTGTTTATTCCTGAATTGCCTGTAGGGGGGCAACGTCGATGCGCCGTAAGCCGGATTTGTTGTGGACATTGGTGATCTTGTTTGGCCTGGGTGTGGTCACTACCGGATACGCGCAGAGTCTGTGGGCGAGCAAGGCGGATACGGGTGTGGAGTTGACCGTGGTGCAGACTTCGGTGGTGAACTCGCGGTAACGGCGGCGCGGCTTTCGCGGCTACTGACCGCTCCCACAGGTTTCAAGTCAGATACCAACCCCTGTCCGTGACCGTGCCCTGCAACGGTACATCCCAGCTGGCTTGCGCCAGCCGCTCGACCTTCTGGCACTCATGGGCCAGACCCACCAGCACCGGTGCATGCCAGGCCGTGCGGCGTGGGCGATACGCCAGGCTGCGGTCGTAAAAGCCGCCGCCCATACCCAGGCGCCCCCCTTCGTCATCGAACCCCACCAGCGGCAGCAGGATCAGATCCAGCGCCCAGATGGTGCGTTGACGTGCGCGCTTGATACGTGGCTCCGGAATGCCAAAGCGGTTGGGACGAAGCTTTTCGCCTCGGCGTACCTGCTGAAACACCATCTTGGTGCGCGGCCAATCGCTGAGCACCGGCAGGTAGGTCCGCTTGCCGCGCCGCTGGGCTTCACGCAGCAAGGGCCGCGGGTCTATTTCACCGTCGTTCGGTAGATACAGCGCAATGTGCCGGGCACGCCGAAACAACGGATGCTGAGCCAGTTGCCGATAAAGGCACTGGGCAGCCTGACGCTGTTGTGCGGGGGTGAGGGCGCGACGTGCGGCGCGCAGCTGGCGGCGCAATTGTTGCCGAGACAGTTGTTCACGAGGCAGCGGCGCGGAGACGGTCATGGGCGCGGTCGATCCTGATCACGGACGCCACCGGGGCTGTACTGCCCAGCGACAAATGAAAAGCCCACGCCGAGTCGAGCTGGCATGGGCTGGAAATTCAGGTACTCCCCGACGAACCGCTGTCGGTGTAGCCCTTGAACCCGAAAGTTCAAGGTGGAGATCACAGGAGGTTTTAAGGCTTTCCGTCGAGCGGACATGCACACCAACCCCACGTGCAACCCCCGTGGTTGTGCGTATCGGCTCAGGGACATGACCGACTGGCAAGCACTCCAGGGAGTGACGCCAGTATACAGAAAAGCTTTGCGGATTTCAGCCCTTGGGCGTTTCCGGATCGTTGGCGAGCACCAGATCCACGCGTTCGAGCAGGTCGCGAACCTGTTCGCGGGTGTTGTCGTTGACCGGCTGTGCAGGCGTGTCCTGGCGATGCAGCAGGTCGTGGGTAATGTTGAGTGCGGCCATGACAGCAATCCGGTCGGCACCGATCACCTTGCCGCTGCTGCGGATCTCGCGCATCTTGCCGTCCAGGTAGCGGGCGGCGTTGACCAGATTGCTGCGCTCCTGCGGCGGGCAGATGATCGAGTATTCCTTGTCCAGGATCTGGACGGTGACGCTATTGCTTGAACTCATGAGTCTTGCTCCAGGGCCTTGAGGCGCGAAATCATGGACTCGACCTTACGCCGGGCGATTTCATTCTTTTCGATGAGACTTGCGCGTTCCTCGCGCCAGGTCTTTTCCTGCGCTAATAGGAGTCCGTTTTGTCGTTTAAGTTGCTCGACTCGGCCGATCAATGATTCGAGTCGGCTCATCAGCGCTTGCAGGTCGTTGTGTTCCATGGAGTCCCGGTAGATACGGTTGGAAAAAATGTCGCCCGCCGCTGAACTGGCAGGTCCGGTGAAGATGAACACGTAGTTGGCCGCGTCGATAGTCTGGCGCGGTTGCCGGTGCTAGGATACAAGGCCTTCATTCTAGTCATTGCGCCGTCTGGCGCCTAGTTGCCCATGCCTATTCAGAATTCCCCCTATCACGCTTTCGCCGCCCTGCTTGCCAGCAGCGGCCACACCGTCTCGCCCGCCGAACTGCACGGCTTGTTGCTGGGGCGCAGTTGCGCCGGTGCCGGCTTCGAGGTCGAGCCATGGCTGGTCGATGCTGCCGACCTGCTCGGCACGCCGCCTGCAGACAACGTTCGCCAGGCACTGATCGGCCTGCAGGAAATGGTCAAGGGCGAATTGACCAGCGACGACATGACCGTGGTGCTGCTGGTGCCCAGCGACGAGTCGCCGCTGCCCGAGCGGGCTGCCGCCCTGGGCGAATGGTGCCAGGGTTTCCTGGCCGGTTTCGGCCTGACCGCGCGGGACACGGCGCTGAGCACCGAGGCCATGGAAGTGCTGCAGGACCTGGCCGCCATCGCCCAGGTGCAGGATGCGCTGGAAGAGTCCGAAGACGGCGAGACCGACTACATGGAAGTCATGGAGTACCTACGCGTCGCGCCACTGTTGCTCTACACCGAATCGGCCAAGCCCCCGACCGCAGCCAGCCCCAAGCCGTCGCTGCACTGACCTGACCCTGGAGCCTGCGCCTGCCCATGAGCCACATCCCGAAATCGGAATATGCCCGCCGCCGCAAGGCGCTGATGGCGCAGATGGTGCCCAACAGCATCGCCATCCTGCCGGCCGCCGCGGTGGCCATCCGCAATCGCGACGTGGAGCACGTCTACCGCCAGGACAGCGACTTCCAGTACCTGAGCGGCTTTCCCGAGCCCGAAGCGGTGATCGCCTTGATCCCGGGGCGCGAGCATGGCGAGTACGTGCTGTTCTGCCGCGAGCGCAACCCCGAGCGCGAGCTGTGGGACGGGCTGCGGGCAGGGCAGGAAGGTGCGGTGCGCGATTTCGGTGCCGATGATGCCTTTCCCATCAGCGATATCGACGACATCCTGCCCGGCCTGATCGAGGGCCGAGATCGTGTCTACTCATCGATTGGCAGCCATCCCGAGTTCGATCGACACCTGATGGACTGGATCAATAGCATCCGTTCCAAGGCGCGTCTGGGCGCCCAGCCGCCCAATGAATTCGAGGCGCTCGACCACCTGCTGCACGACATGCGGCTGTACAAGTCGGCAGCCGAGGTCAAGGTCATGCGCCGGGCTGCCGACATTTCCGCGCGTGCCCATGTGCGCGCCATGCAGGCCTGCCGCGCCGGGCTGCACGAGTACAGCCTGGAAGCCGAGCTGGACTACGAGTTCCGCAAAGGCGGGGCGAAGATGCCGGCCTATGGCTCGATCGTGGCTGCGGGGCGCAACGCCTGCATCTTGCATTACCAACAGAACGATGCGTTGCTGCGCGACGGCGACCTGGTGTTGATCGACGCCGGTTGCGAAATCGACTGCTATGCCAGCGACATCACCCGTACCTTCCCGGTCAGCGGTCGCTTTTCCCCCGAGCAGAAAGCCATTTACGAGCTGGTGCTCGAGGCGCAGCAGGCGGCCTTCGCGGCGATTGGTCCCGACAAGCACTGGAACCAGGCCCATGAAGCCACGGTCCAGGTCATAACCCACGGGCTGGTGCGGCTGGGCCTGCTCAAGGGCGAGGTCGACGAGCTGATCGCCCGCGACGCGCACCGCGCGTTCTACATGCACCGCGCCGGCCACTGGCTGGGCCTGGATGTGCACGATGTCGGCGAGTACAAGGTGGGTGGCGAGTGGCGGGTGCTCGAACCCGGCATGACCCTGACCGTGGAGCCTGGTATCTACATAGCGCCCGACAATCTTGACGTTGCCAAGAAGTGGCGCGGCATTGGCGTACGAATCGAGGACGATGTAGTGGTGACCAAGAAAGGCTGCGAGATTCTTACCGGGGCGGTGCCCAAGTCGGTCGCCGAGATCGAGGCGCTGATGGCGGCCGCGCGGGCCGAGGCATGAGCCGCTTCAATCTGGCCATCATCGGTGGCGGGCTGGTGGGCGCGAGCCTGGCCCTGGCCTTGCAGGCCGGCGCCAAGGCTCGCGGCTGGAAAATCGTCCTGATCGAGCGTTTTGCCCCCGGCGATGCCTATCAGCCCAGCTATGATGCCCGTTCCTCGGCCTTGTCCTACGGCACCCGGCAGATCTATGAGCGCCTGGGGCTGTGGCCGGCCATCAGCCAGCGCGCCGAAGCGATCCAGCAGATTCATGTGTCCGACCGCGGGCGCTTCGGCACCGCGCGGCTTCGTGCGGACGACGAGGGCGTGCCTGCACTGGGCTATGTAGTGGAAAACGCGTGGTTGGGCCAGTGTCTGTGGCAGGCCCTGGACCAGGAGGTGGTGAGCTGGCGCTGTCCGGCGGAAGTCATCGGCACCCAGGCCTTGGCCGACGGTTACGAATTGACCTTGAACGACGGCACCCAGGTGCAGTGCGACCTGGCCGTGCTGGCCGACGGGGGGCGTTCCGAACTGCGCGAACGACTGGGCATTGCCGTACAGGAAACGCGCTACGATCAGGACGCCCTGATCGCCAACGTCACCCCTGGCAACCCGCACCAGGGTCAGGCGTTCGAGCGCTTCACCGATGACGGGCCGATGGCCTTGCTGCCTTTGCCCGACAACCGCTGCGCGCTTATCTGGACACGAACGCCGGCCGATATCCGCCGCCTCTCGGGTTTATCCGACCAGGCGTTTCTGCACGAGCTGCAGGCGGTGTTCGGCTATCGCCTGGGGACGCTGCAGCGCGTCGGCGCCCGGCACGTCTACCCGCTGTCGCTGGTCCGTGCCGAGGAGCAGGTGCGTTCCAATCTGGTGGTCCTGGGCAACGCGGCGCATGCCTTGCACCCCATTGCCGGGCAGGGTTTCAACCTGTCGATGCGCGATGTGCAAGCGCTGGCCGATGCCTTGCTCGCCAGTACCGGCCATGTCGGCCAGCTGTCGCTGCTGCGTGGCTATGAGCAACGCCAGCGCCTGGATCAGAACCTTACCGTGGGCTTTTCGGACCAACTGACACGCTTGTTCGCGACACCTGATCCATGGGTCGCGGTAGGCCGCAACCTGGGCCTGCTAGGGCTCGATTTGCTGCCGCCAGCCAAGCGCTGGTTCGCACGCCAGGCCATGGGCCTGGGCACTCGGTCGGACATCAAAGGGCAATGAATACAGTGACCCACACCAATGAGTTGCGCGCCGACCTGGTCATCGTCGGCGCGGGCATGGTCGGCAGCGCACTGGCGCTTGCCCTGCGTGACAGCGGCCTGGACATCCTGCTGATCGACGGCGGGCCGCTGACCAGCAAGCCTTTCGACGCCCAGGCGGCTTTCGAGCCGCGCGTCAGCGCGCTGTCCATGGCCAGCCAGCGCATTCTTCAGCGCTTGGGCGCCTGGGATGGCATTCAGGGGCGGCGTGCCAATCCTTATGGCCACATGTGCGTGTGGGATGGCAGCGGCACGGGTCAGATCAATTTTTCCGCCGCCAGTGTGCATGCCGACACCCTGGGCCATATCGTCGAGAACCGCGTGGTTCAGGACGCCTTGCTCGAACGTCTGCAGGACAGCGAAATCCGCCTGCTGGCCAATGCGCGACTGGAGCAGCTGCGCTATTCCGGCGACGATCGCCTGTTGACTCTCGCCGGTGGCCAGACCGTACGCACCCCGCTGGTGATCGCTGCGGACGGTGCGCATTCGGCGGTGCGCCGACTGGCAGGCTGCGAGACCCGCGAATGGGACTACCTGCACCACGCCATCGTGACCAGCGTGCAGTGTGCCGAGGGCCATCGCGATACGGCCTGGCAACGCTTCACCGACGAGGGACCATTGGCCTTTCTGCCTTTGCAGCGCGGTGATGGCAAGCATTGGTGCTCGATCGTCTGGTCGACCACGCCGGAGCAGTCCGAACGCCTGATGGCGCTGGATGACGCGGCGTTCTGCCGAGCGCTGGGGCAGGCCTTCGAGGGGCGCCTGGGGGAGGTCATGGCTGCCGATGCCCGCTTGTGCGTCCCGTTGCGTCAGCGACATGCCAAGCGCTATGTGGAAACCGGCCTGGCGTTGATCGGCGATGCCGCGCACACCATCCATCCGCTGGCCGGGCAGGGGGTCAACCTGGGCCTGCTCGACGCCGCGGTGCTGGCCGAAGAACTGATCCATGCCCGACAGCGCGGTGAGCGCCTGGCGGGACTGCCGGTGCTGACGCGCTATGAGCGCCGACGCATGCCTCACAACCTGGCGCTGATGGCAGCCATGGAAGGTTTCGAGCGGCTGTTCCAGGCCGATCCGCTGCCACTGCGCTGGCTGCGCAACACGGGCTTGAAATGGGTCGAGCAACTGCCGGAAGCCAAAGCGTTGTTTGTGCGCCAGGCGCTGGGGCTGACGGGTGACCTGCCGGCGCTCGCGCGCCGCTGAAAACGTCCACAGGACGGCGACTGCTTGCAACATTTGGTAACGCCTGAGCCCCGAGTTCGGTTGAGAAGCTAAATGTGATTCACTACCATTTCGCCTCACTCGAACGGCAAGGGTTCCCTCATGATGGCGCGCAAACGTCTCTTCGCTGCACTGGCGCTCTGTCTGCTGGGTGGCAACGCCCACGCTGCCGATGAAGTGGTCGTCTATTCCTCGCGCATCGACGAGCTGATCAAGCCGGTGTTCGACGCCTACACCGCGAAAACCGGGGTCAAGGTCAAGTTCATCACCGACAAGGAAGCGCCGTTGATGCAACGCATCAAGGCCGAAGGGCGGAACGCCACGGCCGACCTGCTGCTGACCGTCGATGCCGGCAACCTGTGGCAGGCCGAGCAGATGGGCATTCTGCAGCCCATCAATTCCACCGTCATCGATGGCAACATTCCTGCCCAATACCGCGCCGCGTCCCACCAGTGGACCGGCTTGAGCCTGCGCGCGCGGACCATTGCCTACGCCAGCGAACGCGTCAAGCCGCAGGAGCTGAGCACCTACGAGGCGCTGGCCGACAAGCAATGGGAAGGGCGGTTGTGCCTACGGACGGCGAAGAAGGTGTACAACCAGTCCCTGACCGCCACCTTGATCGAGACCCACGGCGCCGAGAAGACCGAGCAGATTCTCAAGGGCTGGGTAAACAACCTGTCCACCGACGTGTTCTCCGATGACATCGCCGTGCTGCAGGCTATCGATGCCGGGCAGTGCGATGTGGGTATCGTCAACAGTTACTACTATGGCCGCCTGCACAAGCAGCAGCCGGATCTGGGCGTGAAGCTGTTCTGGCCTAACCAGGGCGATCGCGGCGTTCACGTGAACCTGTCGGGCATTGGCCTGAACAAGTACGCACCGCACCCACAGGCGGCCATCGCTCTGGTCGAGTGGATGACCGGGCCGCAGGCGCAGGAAATCTTCGCCGGGGTGAACCAGGAATTTCCGGCCAATCCGGCGGTGGCTCCCTCTGCGGAAGTCGCCAGTTGGGGCAAGTTCAAGGCCGACACACTGCCCGTGGAAGTGGCGGGCAAGCGTCAGGCCGAAGCGATCCGGTTGATGGACCGTGCCGGGTGGAACTGAGCTGACATCGGTGGTGCGGCCTTCGCGGGCAGAGACCCGCTCCCACAGAAGAACAGGTGCTTTTGTGCTTTCAGTGTGGGAGCGGGTCTCTGCCCGCGAACGGCGCATGAGTAGCCCGCAATCTGAAAACCACGAGTGAGTCCATTGTCCTCTTCCGTCCAACGCCGTTGGTACCCGCTGGTTCTGGCTGTGGTCGGGCTCGTGCTGTTGCCGCTGAGCGTGCTGGCGCTGTCTTGGCAAAACATCGACCTGCAGATCTGGTCCCATTTGTGGGACACGCAGATGCCGCGTCTGCTGGGCAATACGCTCACCCTGGTGGTGGGCGTCGGTTGTGGCGTGACGGTGATCGGCGTCAGCCTGGCCTGGCTTACCAGCCTGTGTGAATTTCCCGGGCGGCGCTGGCTCGACTGGGCGCTGATGCTGCCGTTCGCCATCCCTGCCTATGTGCTCGCCTTCGTGTTCGTAGGGCTGCTGGATTTTGCCGGCCCCGTGCAGAGCCTGCTGCGCGAGTGGTTCGGCAGCGGCCTGCGCCTGCCGCGGGTGCGTTCCACGGGCGGGGTGATCATCGTGCTGGTGCTGGTGTTCTACCCCTACGTTTATTTGCTGGCGCGGACCGCGTTCCTGGCCCAGGGCAAGGGCTTGATGGAAGCGGCGCGCATGCTTGGCCAATCACCTTGGCAAGCTTTCTGGCGAGTGGCTCTTCCCGTGGCCCGGCCCGCCATCGGTGCCGGTGTCGCCTTGGCATTGATGGAAACCCTGGCCGATTTCGGTGCCGTGGCGGTGTTCAACTTCGACACCTTCACCACGGCCATCTACAAGACCTGGTACGGCTTCTTCAGCCTCTCCAGCGCAGCGCAGCTGGCCAGCCTGCTGTTGCTGGCCGTGATGCTGGTGCTCTATGGCGAACGCCGGGCGCGTGGCCAGGATCACGCGGCCAACGAGCGGCCGCGTGGGCAGGCGTTGTATCGGCTGAGCGGGCTCAAGGCGTGGCTGGCCAGCGGCTGGTGTGCGCTGGTGTTCGCCTGTGCCTTCGTCGTGCCCATGCTGCAGTTGGTCGTGTGGTGCTGGCAACGTGGGCGCTTTGACCTCGACGAGCGCTACCGCGAGTTGATCCTGCATACCTTGTACCTGGGCGCCATGGCTGCGCTGATCACCGTCACCGTGGCCCTGTTGCTGGCGTTTGCGCGGCGTCAGGCGCCCACGCCCGGCATTCGCGCCGGCGTGGCGGTGGCGAACCTGGGCTATGCCTTGCCGGGGTCGGTGCTGGCGGTATCGCTGATGCTGGCTTTCAGTTTTCTCGATCGCGAGCTGGTCGTGCCGTTGTCCGGCTGGCTGGGCGGTGCCGGTCGGCCATTGCTGCTGGGCAGTGTGGCGGCATTACTGGTCGCCTACCTCGTTCGCTTCATCGCAGTAGCCTATGGGCCGCTGGAAAGCAGCCTGGCGCGGATTCGTCCGTCCTTGCCCGAAGCGTCACGCAGCCTGGGTGTGGGCGGTCCGCGGCTGTTTTTCAAGGTCTACCTGCCACTGTTGCTGCCTGGCACGCTCAGCGCAGCGCTGCTGGTGTTCGTCGACACGTTGAAGGAGATGCCGGCCACTTTGCTGATGCGTCCTTTCGGCTGGGATACGCTGGCGGTGCGCGTCTTCGAAATGACCAGCGAAGGCGAGTGGGCACGTGCTTCGCTGCCGGCCCTGACCCTGGTGCTGGTCGGCCTGCTGCCGGTCATCGGGTTGATTCGGCGTTCGGCGCGTCAGTTGGGTCGAACTCACTGATCCAAGCTTCAGATGTCACACCGCGACCTTGTCGCTACAGATATCACCACCGCGACCTTGTCGCTACAGATGTTATACCGCGACCTTGTCGCTACAATGCGCCGCATCCGGCGCAGGCACCAAGGACAATCCGCCTGCGCTTTCGCCACGCCCGGAAGGAGAAACCCATGGGACAGCGTACGCCTCTGTATGACTTGCATCTTGCCCTCGGCGCAAAGCTGGTCGATTTTGGCGGTTGGGACATGCCCCTGCATTACGGCTCGCAGGTCGAGGAGCATCATCAGGTACGTCGCGATTGCGGCGTCTTCGACGTGTCGCATGTGACCGTGATCGATATCCACGGGCCGGATGCCCGGGCGTTCCTGCAATACCTGCTGAGCAACGACGTGGCCGCCCTGGCGCAGGCCGGCCAGGCCCTGTACAGCGCCATGCTCAATGAGCAGGGTGGAGTGGTGGACGACTTGATCGCCTACCTCACCGAGGATGGCTACCGCCTGGTGGTCAATGCCGCCACCCGCGACAAGGACCTGGCTTGGCTGAGCACCCACGCAGACGGATTCGATGTGCAGTGGCGCGAACGTCCCGAGTTGGCGCTGCTGGCGGTGCAGGGGCCCGAGGCTCGGCGCAAGGTCGCCGATCTGTTGGGCAGCCAGCGTCGCGAATTGCTGCTGCGATTGGAACCCTTCGAAGGGCGCCACCATGGCGACTGGTTCATCGCACGCACCGGCTACACCGGTGAAGACGGTCTCGAGATCGTCTTGCCGGCGGCGCAGGCGGCCGACTTCTTCAACGAACTGATCGGTGCCGGCATCCCGCCCATCGGGCTTGGCGCGCGCGATACGCTGCGCCTGGAGGCCGGCATGAACCTGTATGGCCAGGACATGGACGAGGCGCACTCGCCATTGGCGTCGAACATGGCCGGCAGTGTGGCGTGGCAACCGGCGTCGCGTGCCTTCGTCGGGCGTGAGGCGCTGGAGCACGAACGCGCCGTCGGACCGGCGATGAAACTGGTCGGTCTGGTGCTGGAGGAGCGCGGCGTGCTGCGCGCGCATCAGGTCGTGCGGATCGCCGGAGTTGGCGAAGGGGAGATCACCAGTGGTAGTTTCTCACCTACGCTGAGCAAGTCGATTGCCCTGGCGCGCGTGCCGATGGCGACCGCGGACCGTGCGGAAGTCGAGATACGTGGCAAATGGTACCCGGTACGGGTGGTCAAGCCGACCTTCGTCCGGCATGGTAGAACCCTGATCTGAATAATATGGCGGGCTGGCCGCTGACCCTTGTTGAGGACAATGTTATGAGCGATATCCCTGCTGAACTCCGTTTTGCCGAAAGCCACGAGTGGGCACGTCTGGAAGCCGATGGCACAGTGACCGTGGGCATCAGCGATCACGCACAGGAAGCGTTGGGCGACGTGGTGTTCATCGAGCTGCCGGAAGTCGGCAAGGTGTTCGCGGCCGCCGATCAAGCCGGTGTGGTCGAGTCGGTGAAAGCGGCGTCCGATATCTACTCGCCGGTAGGTGGCGAAGTGGTTGCCATCAACGAGGCACTTGCCGACGCGCCCGAGAGCGTCAACGGCGATCCGTATGGCGCCTGGTTCTTCAAGCTCAAGCCAAGCGCTTCCGATGAGCTGGACAAGCTACTCGATGCTGCCGGCTACAAGGCTGCCATTGGCGAATGACGGTCAGCGGGGGCGGCCTCCGCAGCCCCTGCCCGTTCAGAACGGTCGATCCCCCAATATCGTCGCTCGATGCATCACGCGTCGCTGCGGTCGGTAGTCGTCGATCGCGTAATGCTGGGTCACGCGGTTGTCCCAGAATGCCACGTCCCCCTGGCGCCACTGCCAGCGTACACAGAACTCGGGCCGCGTGCCGTGGGCGAACAGCAGGTCCAGCAGCGCCCGGCTTTCCGCCGCCGACACCTCGTTGATGCGTGTGGTGAAGCCGTCACTGACGAACAGTGCCTTGCGCCCGCTGACCGGATGGGTCCGCACCACCGGGTGCGACAGCGGCGGATGCTGCTGGCGCGTCTGCTCCCAGCGTGCCAGTGCCTGGGCATCGCTGCCGAAGCGCTCGAGTGGAAACGATTTGGCGAAATCATGGGTGGCAGTCAAGCCGTCGAGCAAGGTCTGCAACGGTGCAGACAAGGCCTCGAACGCAGCGATCCCGCTGGCCCAGCAGGTGTCGCCGCCGTAGGGCGGTACTTGCTGGGCCGTCAGTATCGCGCCCATCGCCGGTTCCGCGAGAAAGGTGACATCGGTGTGCCAGATGGCATTGTCGCGCACATCGGTCACGGCGGTGTCGAGCACCAGCACGTCGGGCTGCCCCGGCACGCTGGGGTAGATCGGATGGATATGCAGGTCACCGAATTGGTGCGCAAGCCGGGCCTGCTGGGCCGGCGTCAGCGGCTGGTCGCGCCAGAACAAGACCTGATGGGCGAGCAGCGCGGCGTCGATTTCGCGTTGCTGGGCCGGGGTCAGTTCGCGGCTGAGGTCGACGCCTGCGACGACCGCGCCGATGGTGGGGCTCAGGGGGGTGATGTGCAGAGTCATGTTGGTCAGCTCTGTTGGTGAAGTCGGTGATTCAGTGGCTCTGGCCGTGCCAGGGCACCAGCCGTCGTTGCAGGGCGCGCAAGCCCATTTCCAGGCCAAAGGCGATCAGCGCGATCACCAGGATGCCCAGTACCACCACATCGGTGACCAGAAACTGCGCGGCCGACTGCACCATGAAACCCAGGCCGCTGGTGGCGGCGATCAACTCGGCGGCGACCAGGGTCGACCAACCGACGCCCAGGCCGATGCGGATACCGGTGAGGATCTCGGGCAGGGCGCTGGGCACGATCACGTGACGAATCAGCTGCGCGCGGGTGGCGCCCAGCGATTGTGCGGCGCGCAGGCGGGCCGGATCGACGTTGCGCACGCCGGTGGCCGTGGCAATGGCGATCGGGGCGAAGATCGCCAGGTAGATCAACAGCACCTTCGAGGTCTCGCCGATGCCGCACCAGATCACGATGAGCGGCAGGTAGGCCAGTGGCGGAATGGGCCGGTAGAACTCGATCAGCGGGTCGAGAATGCCCTGGGCGATGCGGTTGTGGCCGATGGCAATTCCGACCGGAATGGCGAACAGCACGGCAAAAAACAGCGCCAGGCCGATGCGACCCAGGCTGGCGGCCAAGTGTTGCCACAATGTCGCGTCCATATAGCCCTGGGTTGCCAGCAGCCAGGCTTTGCTCAGCACCGCGCCGGGCGAGGGCAGGAACAGCGGCTCGATCAATTCGGTGGCAGTGACGGCCCACCAGAGCAGCAGCACGCCGGCCAGGGTCAGCGTGCTGATGGCTTGCGTACTCAGACGCCAGGGTCGGCGCGCAGCGGGTGCGCGAGCGCTGTCGATGGCTTGGGTTGAATAGAGGCTCATGCCAGTTCCTCGTGCGCGGTGGTGCCCTGTGGGGAAAGACGCTGTGCACATCCACGTTGTGCAAACTCTCGTTGTG encodes the following:
- the gcvH gene encoding glycine cleavage system protein GcvH; translated protein: MSDIPAELRFAESHEWARLEADGTVTVGISDHAQEALGDVVFIELPEVGKVFAAADQAGVVESVKAASDIYSPVGGEVVAINEALADAPESVNGDPYGAWFFKLKPSASDELDKLLDAAGYKAAIGE
- a CDS encoding extracellular solute-binding protein — protein: MMARKRLFAALALCLLGGNAHAADEVVVYSSRIDELIKPVFDAYTAKTGVKVKFITDKEAPLMQRIKAEGRNATADLLLTVDAGNLWQAEQMGILQPINSTVIDGNIPAQYRAASHQWTGLSLRARTIAYASERVKPQELSTYEALADKQWEGRLCLRTAKKVYNQSLTATLIETHGAEKTEQILKGWVNNLSTDVFSDDIAVLQAIDAGQCDVGIVNSYYYGRLHKQQPDLGVKLFWPNQGDRGVHVNLSGIGLNKYAPHPQAAIALVEWMTGPQAQEIFAGVNQEFPANPAVAPSAEVASWGKFKADTLPVEVAGKRQAEAIRLMDRAGWN
- a CDS encoding 2-octaprenyl-3-methyl-6-methoxy-1,4-benzoquinol hydroxylase is translated as MRADLVIVGAGMVGSALALALRDSGLDILLIDGGPLTSKPFDAQAAFEPRVSALSMASQRILQRLGAWDGIQGRRANPYGHMCVWDGSGTGQINFSAASVHADTLGHIVENRVVQDALLERLQDSEIRLLANARLEQLRYSGDDRLLTLAGGQTVRTPLVIAADGAHSAVRRLAGCETREWDYLHHAIVTSVQCAEGHRDTAWQRFTDEGPLAFLPLQRGDGKHWCSIVWSTTPEQSERLMALDDAAFCRALGQAFEGRLGEVMAADARLCVPLRQRHAKRYVETGLALIGDAAHTIHPLAGQGVNLGLLDAAVLAEELIHARQRGERLAGLPVLTRYERRRMPHNLALMAAMEGFERLFQADPLPLRWLRNTGLKWVEQLPEAKALFVRQALGLTGDLPALARR
- a CDS encoding ABC transporter permease, translating into MSSSVQRRWYPLVLAVVGLVLLPLSVLALSWQNIDLQIWSHLWDTQMPRLLGNTLTLVVGVGCGVTVIGVSLAWLTSLCEFPGRRWLDWALMLPFAIPAYVLAFVFVGLLDFAGPVQSLLREWFGSGLRLPRVRSTGGVIIVLVLVFYPYVYLLARTAFLAQGKGLMEAARMLGQSPWQAFWRVALPVARPAIGAGVALALMETLADFGAVAVFNFDTFTTAIYKTWYGFFSLSSAAQLASLLLLAVMLVLYGERRARGQDHAANERPRGQALYRLSGLKAWLASGWCALVFACAFVVPMLQLVVWCWQRGRFDLDERYRELILHTLYLGAMAALITVTVALLLAFARRQAPTPGIRAGVAVANLGYALPGSVLAVSLMLAFSFLDRELVVPLSGWLGGAGRPLLLGSVAALLVAYLVRFIAVAYGPLESSLARIRPSLPEASRSLGVGGPRLFFKVYLPLLLPGTLSAALLVFVDTLKEMPATLLMRPFGWDTLAVRVFEMTSEGEWARASLPALTLVLVGLLPVIGLIRRSARQLGRTH
- the gcvT gene encoding glycine cleavage system aminomethyltransferase GcvT encodes the protein MGQRTPLYDLHLALGAKLVDFGGWDMPLHYGSQVEEHHQVRRDCGVFDVSHVTVIDIHGPDARAFLQYLLSNDVAALAQAGQALYSAMLNEQGGVVDDLIAYLTEDGYRLVVNAATRDKDLAWLSTHADGFDVQWRERPELALLAVQGPEARRKVADLLGSQRRELLLRLEPFEGRHHGDWFIARTGYTGEDGLEIVLPAAQAADFFNELIGAGIPPIGLGARDTLRLEAGMNLYGQDMDEAHSPLASNMAGSVAWQPASRAFVGREALEHERAVGPAMKLVGLVLEERGVLRAHQVVRIAGVGEGEITSGSFSPTLSKSIALARVPMATADRAEVEIRGKWYPVRVVKPTFVRHGRTLI